The Musa acuminata AAA Group cultivar baxijiao chromosome BXJ2-2, Cavendish_Baxijiao_AAA, whole genome shotgun sequence genome has a segment encoding these proteins:
- the LOC135582324 gene encoding B3 domain-containing protein Os11g0197600-like isoform X3 produces the protein MWSWSIAQMGFDLRVDGRSLLWTMPWRLETSWCSGLRAALSSQFWCLMPLHAKRRWLSLQCLAVDIDTVIDVNNDWEEVQDSKPLVLHPSDVPVVEKKKMRSVDCLAFQGSPLKEACIYPDSLKSKQSKTGPHVKAVAKTSTYSQSSRTQSLSKKHAGFSPSKQSNELLKCLRLLKSSEVCRRGEVVAKVQKMPALLSQRRPVTKEEVYNALRKAKSFKSKNPFFHVVMYDSHVYTGFFLNVPSSFARLHLPKISQRITLWDENGKPWKVTYVCCGNCGGLSGGWGAFSFTQNLEKHDVCVFELIKRSLMKVHIFRVVDKITPLIQNFRGES, from the exons ATGTGGAGCTGGTCGATAGCTCAAATGGGCTTCGATTTGAGAGTGGATGGAAGGAGTTTGTTGTGGACCATGCCATGGAGATTGGAGACTTCTTGGTGTTCAGGCTTGAGGGCTGCTCTTTCTTCTCAGTTTTGGTGTTTGATGCCACTGCATGCGAAAAGGAGGTGGCTTTCCTTGCAATGCCTAGCTGTG GACATTGATACCGTCATTGATGTGAACAACGACTGGGAGGAAGTCCAGGACTCCAAACCTCTGGTTTTACACCCAAGTGATGTCCCAGTTGTTGAAAAAAAGAAGATGAGAAGCGTTGACTGTCTCGCTTTCCAGGGATCTCCCTTGAAGGAGGCATGCATATATCCTGATAGTTTGAAGTCCAAACAATCGAAAACAGGCCCACATGTTAAAGCAG TTGCTAAAACTAGTACTTATTCTCAATCTTCTAGAACACAATCATTAAGCAAAAAACATGCGGGTTTCAGTCCATCAAAGCAATCAAATGAGCTTTTGAAGTGCTTGCGACTGCTGAAATCGAGTGAAGTTTGTCGACGTGGGGAAG TTGTGGCAAAGGTGCAAAAAATGCCAGCTCTGTTATCGCAACGGCGGCCAGTCACAAAAGAGGAAGTATATAATGCTCTTCGAAAGgcaaaatcattcaaatcaaagaatccatTTTTTCATGTAGTTATGTATGACTCTCATGTTTACACAGGCTTTTTTTTG AATGTTCCTTCATCTTTTGCAAGATTGCACCTTCCCAAGATCTCTCAAAGGATTACTCTATGGGATGAAAATGGGAAGCCGTGGAAGGTGACCTATGTGTGCTGTGGCAACTGCGGCGGCCTAAGTGGTGGTTGGGGAGCCTTTTCTTTCACTCAGAATCTGGAGAAGCATGATGTCTGCGTCTTTGAACTAATTAAGAGATCTCTTATGAAGGTCCATATCTTCAGAGTCGTCGACAAAATAACGCCATTGATCCAGAATTTTAGAGGCGAAAGTTAA
- the LOC135582324 gene encoding B3 domain-containing protein Os11g0197600-like isoform X1 — protein MKYTPMARSSPHFVKVFFPELCSEYLKIPPAFRVHLENESLGMVSLRGPSGKIWDVELVDSSNGLRFESGWKEFVVDHAMEIGDFLVFRLEGCSFFSVLVFDATACEKEVAFLAMPSCGNVATVRQFMHGKEEAVIDRPHLQDIDTVIDVNNDWEEVQDSKPLVLHPSDVPVVEKKKMRSVDCLAFQGSPLKEACIYPDSLKSKQSKTGPHVKAVAKTSTYSQSSRTQSLSKKHAGFSPSKQSNELLKCLRLLKSSEVCRRGEVVAKVQKMPALLSQRRPVTKEEVYNALRKAKSFKSKNPFFHVVMYDSHVYTGFFLNVPSSFARLHLPKISQRITLWDENGKPWKVTYVCCGNCGGLSGGWGAFSFTQNLEKHDVCVFELIKRSLMKVHIFRVVDKITPLIQNFRGES, from the exons ATGAAGTACACTCCAATGGCGAGGTCGAGCCCCCACTTCGTCAAGGTCTTCTTCCCCGAGCTCTGCTCCGAATACCTG AAAATTCCACCGGCTTTCCGTGTACACTTGGAGAATGAATCTTTGGGGATGGTTTCTTTGAGAGGTCCAAGTGGCAAGATATGGGATGTGGAGCTGGTCGATAGCTCAAATGGGCTTCGATTTGAGAGTGGATGGAAGGAGTTTGTTGTGGACCATGCCATGGAGATTGGAGACTTCTTGGTGTTCAGGCTTGAGGGCTGCTCTTTCTTCTCAGTTTTGGTGTTTGATGCCACTGCATGCGAAAAGGAGGTGGCTTTCCTTGCAATGCCTAGCTGTGGTAATGTTGCCACTGTCCGTCAGTTCATGCATGGCAAGGAGGAAGCTGTCATTGATAGGCCTCACCTGCAGGACATTGATACCGTCATTGATGTGAACAACGACTGGGAGGAAGTCCAGGACTCCAAACCTCTGGTTTTACACCCAAGTGATGTCCCAGTTGTTGAAAAAAAGAAGATGAGAAGCGTTGACTGTCTCGCTTTCCAGGGATCTCCCTTGAAGGAGGCATGCATATATCCTGATAGTTTGAAGTCCAAACAATCGAAAACAGGCCCACATGTTAAAGCAG TTGCTAAAACTAGTACTTATTCTCAATCTTCTAGAACACAATCATTAAGCAAAAAACATGCGGGTTTCAGTCCATCAAAGCAATCAAATGAGCTTTTGAAGTGCTTGCGACTGCTGAAATCGAGTGAAGTTTGTCGACGTGGGGAAG TTGTGGCAAAGGTGCAAAAAATGCCAGCTCTGTTATCGCAACGGCGGCCAGTCACAAAAGAGGAAGTATATAATGCTCTTCGAAAGgcaaaatcattcaaatcaaagaatccatTTTTTCATGTAGTTATGTATGACTCTCATGTTTACACAGGCTTTTTTTTG AATGTTCCTTCATCTTTTGCAAGATTGCACCTTCCCAAGATCTCTCAAAGGATTACTCTATGGGATGAAAATGGGAAGCCGTGGAAGGTGACCTATGTGTGCTGTGGCAACTGCGGCGGCCTAAGTGGTGGTTGGGGAGCCTTTTCTTTCACTCAGAATCTGGAGAAGCATGATGTCTGCGTCTTTGAACTAATTAAGAGATCTCTTATGAAGGTCCATATCTTCAGAGTCGTCGACAAAATAACGCCATTGATCCAGAATTTTAGAGGCGAAAGTTAA
- the LOC135605552 gene encoding beta-hexosaminidase 2-like — MESTPSILFFLVFVVIVNVISLVSSSDAAPLIEINVWPKPISVSWSGPAAIAVPLSPSFRVLNPYSEHPYLCAAAARYTRLLLLERYRPLRPPHLNLSSSAPPLSSLALSVVDPSAPLRHGVDESYTLSITANGSSSVAELSAATPWGAMRGLETLSQLAWGNPPAVAAGIRIEDRPLFPHRGLLLDTSRNFYPVRDILRTIRAMSHNKLNVFHWHITDSQSFPLLLPSAPQLALRGSYGPDMRYTPADVRRVVRYAMNRGIRVIPEIDAPGHTASWAEAYPEIVTCANKFWSPPDGPALAAEPGTGQLNPLEPETYEVVRDVLRGVASLFPDPFLHAGADEVNPACWEQDPAIRRFLAGGGTHDQLLGMFVNATRPFIVSALNRTVVYWEDVLLGSTVKVVSPGLLPPETTVLQTWNNGPNNTKRLTAAGYRVIVSSSDFYYLDCGFGGWVGNDSRYDRQTGDEPGRPFNYAGGDGGSWCAPFKSWQRVYDYDITHGLSAAEAELVVGGEVALWSEQADGAVMDGRLWPRAAAMAEALWSGNRDGDGRKRYAEATDRLHEWRQRMVRRGIAAEPIQPLWCVMHPSMCNMVQ, encoded by the exons ATGGAGTCGACCCCTTCCattctcttcttcctcgtcttTGTCGTCATCGTCAACGTCATCTCCCTGGTTTCCTCCTCCGACGCGGCGCCCCTGATCGAGATCAACGTGTGGCCGAAGCCCATCTCTGTGTCGTGGTCCGGCCCCGCCGCCATCGCCGTCCCCCTCTCACCCTCCTTCCGCGTCCTCAATCCATACAGCGAACACCCTTAcctctgcgccgccgccgcccgcTACACCCGGCTCCTCCTGCTCGAGCGCTACCGCCCCCTCCGCCCGCCTCACCTCAACCTCTCCTCGTCCGCGCCCCCGCTCAGCTCCCTCGCCCTCTCCGTTGTCGACCCCTCCGCCCCCCTCCGCCACGGCGTCGACGAGTCCTACACCCTCTCGATCACCGCGAATGGCTCGTCCTCGGTCGCCGAGCTCTCCGCCGCTACCCCCTGGGGTGCGATGCGCGGCCTCGAGACCCTGTCCCAGCTCGCCTGGGGCAACCCGCCCGCAGTCGCTGCCGGTATTCGCATCGAAGACCGCCCCCTCTTCCCCCACCGAGGCCTCCTTCTCGACACCTCCCGCAACTTCTACCCCGTCCGCGACATCCTCCGCACCATTCGCGCAATGAGCCACAACAAGCTCAACGTCTTCCACTGGCACATCACGGACTCCCAGtccttccccctcctcctcccctccgcgCCCCAGCTCGCCCTCCGCGGCTCCTACGGCCCCGACATGCGCTACACCCCTGCCGACGTCCGCCGCGTCGTCCGCTACGCCATGAACCGTGGCATCCGCGTGATCCCCGAGATCGACGCCCCCG GACACACGGCGTCGTGGGCGGAGGCTTACCCGGAGATCGTGACGTGCGCGAACAAGTTCTGGTCGCCGCCCGACGGTCCGGCGCTAGCGGCAGAGCCTGGCACGGGGCAGCTCAACCCGCTCGAGCCGGAAACGTACGAGGTAGTCCGCGACGTGCTCCGAGGAGTGGCCTCCCTCTTCCCGGACCCCTTCCTCCACGCAGGGGCGGACGAGGTGAACCCGGCGTGCTGGGAGCAGGACCCGGCCATCAGACGGTTCCTTGCCGGCGGCGGCACCCACGACCAGCTCCTTGGGATGTTCGTCAACGCCACCCGCCCCTTCATCGTGTCCGCCCTCAACCGCACCGTCGTCTACTGGGAGGACGTCCTCCTGGGCTCTACCGTGAAGGTGGTGTCCCCAGGACTGCTGCCGCCGGAGACCACCGTGCTCCAGACCTGGAACAACGGGCCCAACAACACCAAGCGGCTCACGGCCGCCGGGTACCGCGTGATCGTCTCGTCGTCGGACTTCTACTACCTGGACTGCGGCTTCGGGGGCTGGGTGGGGAACGACAGCCGATACGACCGGCAGACGGGGGACGAGCCGGGGCGACCATTCAACTACGCGGGCGGGGACGGCGGGTCGTGGTGCGCGCCATTCAAGTCGTGGCAGCGGGTGTACGACTACGACATCACTCACGGGCTAAGCGCAGCAGAGGCGGAGCTGGTGGTGGGTGGGGAGGTGGCGCTGTGGTCGGAGCAGGCGGACGGGGCGGTGATGGACGGACGGCTGTGGCCGAGGGCAGCGGCGATGGCGGAGGCGCTGTGGTCGGGGAACCGTGACGGCGACGGGAGGAAGCGGTACGCGGAGGCAACGGACCGGCTCCACGAGTGGCGGCAGCGGATGGTGAGGAGGGGGATCGCGGCGGAGCCCATCCAGCCCTTGTGGTGCGTCATGCACCCGAGCATGTGCAACATGGTTCAGTAG
- the LOC135582324 gene encoding B3 domain-containing protein Os11g0197600-like isoform X2: MVSLRGPSGKIWDVELVDSSNGLRFESGWKEFVVDHAMEIGDFLVFRLEGCSFFSVLVFDATACEKEVAFLAMPSCGNVATVRQFMHGKEEAVIDRPHLQDIDTVIDVNNDWEEVQDSKPLVLHPSDVPVVEKKKMRSVDCLAFQGSPLKEACIYPDSLKSKQSKTGPHVKAVAKTSTYSQSSRTQSLSKKHAGFSPSKQSNELLKCLRLLKSSEVCRRGEVVAKVQKMPALLSQRRPVTKEEVYNALRKAKSFKSKNPFFHVVMYDSHVYTGFFLNVPSSFARLHLPKISQRITLWDENGKPWKVTYVCCGNCGGLSGGWGAFSFTQNLEKHDVCVFELIKRSLMKVHIFRVVDKITPLIQNFRGES; encoded by the exons ATGGTTTCTTTGAGAGGTCCAAGTGGCAAGATATGGGATGTGGAGCTGGTCGATAGCTCAAATGGGCTTCGATTTGAGAGTGGATGGAAGGAGTTTGTTGTGGACCATGCCATGGAGATTGGAGACTTCTTGGTGTTCAGGCTTGAGGGCTGCTCTTTCTTCTCAGTTTTGGTGTTTGATGCCACTGCATGCGAAAAGGAGGTGGCTTTCCTTGCAATGCCTAGCTGTGGTAATGTTGCCACTGTCCGTCAGTTCATGCATGGCAAGGAGGAAGCTGTCATTGATAGGCCTCACCTGCAGGACATTGATACCGTCATTGATGTGAACAACGACTGGGAGGAAGTCCAGGACTCCAAACCTCTGGTTTTACACCCAAGTGATGTCCCAGTTGTTGAAAAAAAGAAGATGAGAAGCGTTGACTGTCTCGCTTTCCAGGGATCTCCCTTGAAGGAGGCATGCATATATCCTGATAGTTTGAAGTCCAAACAATCGAAAACAGGCCCACATGTTAAAGCAG TTGCTAAAACTAGTACTTATTCTCAATCTTCTAGAACACAATCATTAAGCAAAAAACATGCGGGTTTCAGTCCATCAAAGCAATCAAATGAGCTTTTGAAGTGCTTGCGACTGCTGAAATCGAGTGAAGTTTGTCGACGTGGGGAAG TTGTGGCAAAGGTGCAAAAAATGCCAGCTCTGTTATCGCAACGGCGGCCAGTCACAAAAGAGGAAGTATATAATGCTCTTCGAAAGgcaaaatcattcaaatcaaagaatccatTTTTTCATGTAGTTATGTATGACTCTCATGTTTACACAGGCTTTTTTTTG AATGTTCCTTCATCTTTTGCAAGATTGCACCTTCCCAAGATCTCTCAAAGGATTACTCTATGGGATGAAAATGGGAAGCCGTGGAAGGTGACCTATGTGTGCTGTGGCAACTGCGGCGGCCTAAGTGGTGGTTGGGGAGCCTTTTCTTTCACTCAGAATCTGGAGAAGCATGATGTCTGCGTCTTTGAACTAATTAAGAGATCTCTTATGAAGGTCCATATCTTCAGAGTCGTCGACAAAATAACGCCATTGATCCAGAATTTTAGAGGCGAAAGTTAA
- the LOC135605553 gene encoding N-terminal acetyltransferase B complex catalytic subunit NAA20: MTTIRRFCCNDLLRFASVNLDHLTETFNMSFYMTYLARWPDYFHVAEGPGNHIMGYIMGKVEGQGESWHGHVTAVTVSSEYRRQKLAKKLMHLLEDISDKIDKAYFVDLFVRASNMPAMKMYEKLGYVIYRRVLRYYSGEEDGLDMRKALSRDVDKKSIIPLKRPITPDELEYD, encoded by the exons ATGACGACCATCCGCCGGTTCTGCTGCAACGATTTACTTCGTTTCGCATCTGTAAATCTTGACCACCTAACAGAAACC TTCAACATGTCGTTCTACATGACATACCTGGCACGGTGGCCCGATTACTTTCACGTTGCAGAGGGCCCCGGTAATCATATCATGGGATACA TTATGGGTAAGGTTGAAGGACAAGGTGAATCTTGGCACGGCCATGTAACTGCAGTTACTGTTTCTTCTGAGTATCGTAGACAAAAACTAGCCAAGAAACTCATGCACTTGTTGGAGGATATCAGCGACAAGAT CGATAAAGCATACTTTGTGGATCTTTTTGTAAGGGCATCCAACATGCCAGCCATGAAAATGTATGAAAAG CTTGGATATGTGATATACCGAAGAGTACTACGCTACTATTCCGGGGAAGAAGATGGGTTGG ATATGCGGAAGGCATTATCTCGTGATGTTGATAAGAAGTCTATTATACCCCTGAAGCGGCCCATCACTCCGGATGAGCTTGAATATGATTAG